The following is a genomic window from Sporosarcina jeotgali.
CCATGCCCCATAGACAGCTTGCCTTCCGTAATATCTTTACGGACCTTTTCAGGAAGTGCCAGCAATCGAATGTGATTGGCAATATGAGGCCGGCTTTTTCCTAAACGAAAAGCAAGTTGCTCTTGAGTTAGACCTAAGCTGTCCATTAAGTTCTGGTAGGCTTCCGCCTCTTCAATCGGAGACAAGTCTTCTCGCTGAAGGTTTTCAAGTATTGCAAGTTCCATTGACTCAGTATCTGTTAGCTGACGGACTACTGCAGGAATCTCTCTCAATCCTGCAAGTTTTGCCGCTCTGAATCGACGCTCTCCTACAACAATTTCATGTGCAGATCCGACTTTGCGTAAAATGATGGGCTGCAATACACCATGTTCTTTAATGGAAGCACTGAGTTCTTGAATTGCGTTCTCATCAAAACGCTTCCTCGGTTGATACGGATTTACAGTGATACTTTTAAGATTAATCTGTTCCACTGATTCTGCTTTTACAAGCGACTCTCCTGGAAACAATGCATTAATCCCCTTACCAAGACCTTTAGCCATTGTGAACCACTTCCTTTGCCAGCTCTAAGTAAACTTCCGCTCCTCGTGAACGCGAATCATATAGAATGATCGGTTCTCCATGACTCGGTGCTTCACTCAACCTTACATTTCGTGGAATAATTGTTTTATATACTTTGTCTTGGAAGTACTTTTTCACTTCATCAATTACTTGAATTCCTAAATTTGTACGTGCATCAAACATCGTCAGCAGCACGCCATCTATTACTAGATTATCGTTCAAATGTTTTTGTACAAGACGAATCGTGCTGAGTAACTGACTCAACCCTTCCAATGCGTAATATTCACATTGTACTGGGATGATAATGGAATCTGACGCAGTCAGAGCATTAATTGTTAACAGCCCTAATGAAGGCGGACAGTCAATAATAATGTAATCATAATCAGCTTTTACTTCCTGGATGGCATGTTTCATACGGACTTCTCTTGAAATCGTGGAGACTAGTTCAATTTCCGCGCCTGCCAATGAAATCGTTGCGGGAATGCAATCCAGCAAAGGCACTTTCGTTGGCAAAATAACGTCTTTCATAGGCACGTCATCAATAAGGATGTCGTATATACAATTTTGGACATCACCTTTGTTAATACCTACCCCACTCGTAGCATTTCCTTGTGGATCTGTATCAATTAACAAAACTTTTTTTCCAATATGTGCAAGACAGGCGCTGAGGTTTACCGAGGTAGTTGTCTTTCCAACGCCGCCTTTTTGATTGGCTATTGCGATAATTCTTCCCAAACGAGCACCTGCTTTCTTCCTTAC
Proteins encoded in this region:
- a CDS encoding ParB/RepB/Spo0J family partition protein; the protein is MAKGLGKGINALFPGESLVKAESVEQINLKSITVNPYQPRKRFDENAIQELSASIKEHGVLQPIILRKVGSAHEIVVGERRFRAAKLAGLREIPAVVRQLTDTESMELAILENLQREDLSPIEEAEAYQNLMDSLGLTQEQLAFRLGKSRPHIANHIRLLALPEKVRKDITEGKLSMGHGRTLLGLRKKEQISIIAEKTMKEGLNVRQLEALVQKLNEHVSRETNKKKEKKDLFLVEQETTLREHFGTNVSIKKTKNKGKIEIEFFSEEDFERILDLLND
- a CDS encoding ParA family protein — its product is MGRIIAIANQKGGVGKTTTSVNLSACLAHIGKKVLLIDTDPQGNATSGVGINKGDVQNCIYDILIDDVPMKDVILPTKVPLLDCIPATISLAGAEIELVSTISREVRMKHAIQEVKADYDYIIIDCPPSLGLLTINALTASDSIIIPVQCEYYALEGLSQLLSTIRLVQKHLNDNLVIDGVLLTMFDARTNLGIQVIDEVKKYFQDKVYKTIIPRNVRLSEAPSHGEPIILYDSRSRGAEVYLELAKEVVHNG